The Methylomusa anaerophila genome has a segment encoding these proteins:
- the fabG gene encoding 3-oxoacyl-[acyl-carrier-protein] reductase translates to MHLDGKVAIVTGASRGIGRATAIMLAKVGAKVVINYAGNVAAAQEVEAIITQNGGQAITIQADISKGEAVEAMVKQTMDTFRKIDILVNNAGITRDNLLMRMKDEDWDAVMNTNLKGIYYCTKAVSRIMMKQKSGKIINITSVVGLMGNIGQANYAAAKAGVIGFTKSMARELASRNITVNAIAPGFIGTDMTHGLSEQVKSDLSAKIPLGKLGAPEDVAAAVVFLASDSANYITGQTINIDGGMVM, encoded by the coding sequence ATGCATTTAGATGGCAAAGTGGCAATTGTTACCGGAGCGTCCCGGGGGATTGGCCGGGCGACAGCTATTATGCTTGCTAAAGTCGGTGCTAAGGTAGTCATTAATTATGCCGGTAATGTCGCGGCCGCCCAAGAAGTGGAGGCCATCATTACGCAAAATGGTGGCCAAGCGATTACCATTCAGGCAGATATCTCTAAAGGCGAGGCTGTTGAGGCCATGGTAAAGCAAACTATGGATACTTTCCGTAAAATTGATATATTGGTCAACAATGCGGGAATTACCCGTGATAATTTACTTATGCGGATGAAGGACGAAGATTGGGATGCAGTAATGAATACGAACCTAAAAGGTATATACTATTGCACAAAAGCTGTTTCCCGGATTATGATGAAGCAAAAAAGCGGCAAAATTATCAATATAACCTCTGTCGTTGGCCTGATGGGAAATATTGGGCAAGCCAATTATGCGGCTGCCAAAGCCGGGGTTATCGGTTTTACCAAGTCTATGGCCAGAGAACTGGCTTCCCGTAACATCACAGTAAATGCTATTGCTCCCGGTTTCATTGGCACGGATATGACCCATGGATTATCGGAGCAAGTGAAAAGTGATCTATCTGCCAAAATTCCTTTGGGAAAACTGGGGGCACCGGAGGACGTTGCCGCGGCTGTAGTGTTTCTAGCCTCCGACTCGGCAAATTACATTACTGGGCAGACAATAAACATTGACGGTGGTATGGTAATGTAA
- a CDS encoding NAD(P)H-dependent flavin oxidoreductase has protein sequence MKLPELKIGQHVAKIPIIQGGMAIRLSTARLAAAVAEAGGIGLIAASGMTFDELRHEICLARSLTKGIIGINAMVAARQFAGLVKTAIQEGIDLVVAGAGFSRDMFGMGKESGTPIVPIVSTAKLAKISESLGASAIIVEGGEAGGHLGTDKSIKALIPDVKKAVNIPVIAAGGIMNGQDIAEVMKLGADGVQMGTRFAASEESNAAPALKEYYLKARPEDVVLIKSPVGMPARAIKNPFAEKILESTTDKSDNCIACLKHCTQNFCIIDALIRAQQGDVDTGLVFTGEYVHKIHEILPVKEIFARLIKEVEEIN, from the coding sequence TTGAAGCTTCCAGAACTTAAGATAGGCCAGCATGTGGCCAAGATACCGATTATTCAGGGCGGGATGGCTATACGTCTTTCTACAGCCCGCTTGGCTGCTGCTGTTGCGGAGGCCGGAGGAATTGGACTGATTGCTGCATCGGGTATGACGTTTGATGAACTACGCCATGAGATTTGTTTGGCTCGCTCCTTAACCAAAGGAATTATCGGTATCAATGCAATGGTTGCCGCCAGGCAATTCGCCGGACTGGTAAAAACAGCCATTCAAGAAGGTATTGATCTGGTAGTTGCAGGCGCAGGTTTTTCGCGAGATATGTTTGGGATGGGAAAAGAGTCTGGTACTCCTATCGTTCCTATAGTTTCTACTGCTAAATTGGCCAAAATTTCTGAATCATTGGGCGCATCTGCCATTATCGTTGAAGGTGGAGAAGCAGGTGGGCATTTGGGTACAGATAAGTCAATAAAAGCATTAATACCTGATGTTAAGAAAGCCGTCAATATCCCGGTAATTGCAGCCGGCGGCATCATGAACGGACAAGATATTGCGGAAGTTATGAAACTGGGGGCGGATGGCGTTCAAATGGGAACGAGATTTGCTGCAAGTGAAGAATCCAATGCCGCTCCAGCCTTAAAAGAATATTACTTAAAAGCTCGCCCTGAAGATGTGGTGTTAATTAAGAGCCCGGTTGGTATGCCGGCGCGCGCGATAAAAAATCCATTTGCTGAGAAAATTCTTGAGAGTACTACCGATAAATCTGATAACTGCATTGCCTGCTTAAAGCATTGTACGCAGAATTTTTGCATTATCGACGCTTTGATTCGAGCTCAGCAAGGCGATGTTGATACAGGATTAGTGTTTACCGGTGAGTACGTTCATAAAATACATGAGATATTGCCTGTTAAAGAAATATTTGCAAGACTCATAAAAGAAGTCGAAGAAATCAATTAA
- a CDS encoding beta-ketoacyl-ACP synthase III, protein MKENEIAVGILGIGSYVPDKVLTNKDLEKIVDTSDEWIVERTGIKERRVAAVHTATSDLATRAAERALADAGLSAADIDLIIVATATPDMFFPSVACLVQDNIKAIKAAAFDLAAGCSGFVYALTAGAQFVKTGLYRRVLVIGAETLSKIMDWTDRNTCVLFGDGAGAAVLGETMPGCGILGIHLGADGTGGDLLKLPAGGSRNPSTAETVASKMHFIHMNGNEVFKFAVKIMGAAALKALENAGLHPEDVNCFIPHQANIRIIQSAAKRLKLTMDKVIVNVDRYGNTSAASIPIAMEEAVRAGKVKDGDIVVLVGFGAGLTWASCVIKWCKEADTIV, encoded by the coding sequence TTGAAAGAGAATGAAATAGCAGTTGGAATACTTGGTATCGGGAGTTATGTACCGGATAAAGTGTTAACGAATAAAGATCTGGAGAAAATCGTTGATACTTCCGACGAGTGGATTGTTGAGCGCACAGGTATTAAGGAACGTCGCGTCGCTGCTGTCCATACCGCTACATCCGATTTGGCGACCCGGGCAGCAGAGAGGGCTCTGGCTGATGCCGGGTTGAGCGCTGCCGATATAGATCTAATTATTGTAGCGACAGCTACACCTGATATGTTTTTTCCTTCAGTTGCCTGTTTAGTTCAAGACAACATCAAGGCGATTAAGGCTGCTGCTTTTGACTTGGCTGCCGGCTGTTCAGGTTTTGTATACGCATTGACTGCTGGCGCTCAATTTGTTAAAACCGGTTTGTACCGCAGGGTGCTGGTTATAGGGGCCGAAACTTTGTCGAAAATTATGGACTGGACTGACCGTAATACTTGCGTTTTGTTTGGTGATGGCGCCGGTGCCGCAGTACTGGGAGAAACAATGCCGGGTTGCGGAATATTAGGAATTCATCTTGGGGCAGACGGAACCGGTGGCGATCTTTTGAAGCTTCCTGCCGGTGGTTCACGTAATCCTTCTACTGCTGAAACAGTAGCCTCGAAAATGCACTTTATTCATATGAATGGCAACGAAGTGTTTAAATTTGCTGTAAAAATCATGGGGGCGGCGGCTTTGAAGGCATTAGAAAACGCGGGATTGCACCCCGAAGATGTAAATTGTTTTATACCGCATCAAGCCAACATCCGGATTATTCAATCGGCCGCCAAGCGTCTAAAGCTGACGATGGATAAAGTTATTGTCAATGTCGACAGGTATGGTAACACTTCAGCAGCATCTATCCCTATTGCTATGGAGGAAGCCGTACGTGCGGGTAAGGTTAAAGATGGCGACATCGTAGTACTGGTTGGGTTTGGTGCTGGGCTCACCTGGGCATCATGTGTAATAAAATGGTGTAAGGAGGCCGACACTATTGTTTGA
- the fapR gene encoding transcription factor FapR, whose protein sequence is MVRVHKKIRQELLKEKLHDSPFYTDEELAVCLGVSIQTIRLDRLELGIPEVRERTKQMAEEARDKLKTIASADVVGDIIDLELGKSGISLMVVTSDMVFEKTKIARGHYIFAQANSLALAIIDASLAVTGIANIKYKVPVREGEKLVAKAEIVKKRGNKSFIWVKTRNEVQEVFRAKFIMVSQDC, encoded by the coding sequence ATAGTGCGGGTTCACAAGAAAATAAGACAAGAGTTGCTGAAAGAAAAACTTCATGATTCTCCGTTTTATACTGATGAGGAATTGGCGGTATGCCTAGGAGTAAGCATTCAAACCATTAGGTTAGACCGGCTGGAATTAGGTATTCCCGAAGTTCGGGAGCGGACCAAACAAATGGCAGAGGAAGCCCGGGATAAACTAAAAACAATTGCCAGTGCCGATGTTGTGGGAGATATTATTGATTTGGAACTGGGTAAGTCCGGAATCTCGCTGATGGTTGTAACGTCTGACATGGTGTTTGAAAAAACGAAGATTGCTCGCGGTCATTACATATTTGCCCAAGCTAATTCACTTGCTTTGGCGATTATCGACGCATCGCTTGCAGTTACAGGAATAGCCAATATTAAGTATAAAGTTCCGGTTCGTGAAGGAGAAAAACTGGTAGCCAAAGCGGAAATCGTTAAAAAAAGAGGCAATAAATCTTTTATTTGGGTAAAGACTAGAAATGAAGTTCAGGAAGTGTTTCGGGCTAAATTTATAATGGTATCTCAGGATTGTTAG
- a CDS encoding acyl carrier protein, whose amino-acid sequence MTTFDKVKEIVVEQLGVDEADVTMNSTFIDDLGADSLDIVELIMAFEEEFSIEIPDEVAERIKTVKDAVEYIDKEKQG is encoded by the coding sequence ATGACAACTTTTGATAAAGTTAAAGAGATTGTAGTTGAACAACTTGGTGTAGATGAAGCTGATGTTACTATGAATTCCACATTTATTGATGACCTTGGCGCTGACTCCCTGGATATTGTTGAATTAATTATGGCCTTCGAAGAGGAATTCAGTATTGAAATTCCTGATGAAGTGGCAGAAAGAATTAAAACGGTTAAGGACGCTGTGGAGTACATAGACAAAGAAAAACAGGGTTAA
- a CDS encoding patatin-like phospholipase family protein, translating into MRPKVGLALGSGGLRGLTHVGVIKVLEENNIPIDYIAGCSIGSLIGALYSAGLDPDTIIKLGKNLRRRHWIDFVIPQMGIISGERAMATIKLLTRQKSFDQLNIPLAVVATDLISGKEYIFTEGDVAKAVRASISVPGIFNPYEMDGLLLVDGAVLNPTPIDVARRMGADIVIAVDLAHAGTVGNINNMFDVIVQAIDIMEKALFKQREDDCDILIQPAIAHISPSSFDSMDECVELGAQAALSVIPDIQHMLTNSE; encoded by the coding sequence TTGCGTCCCAAAGTTGGTCTAGCACTAGGGTCAGGTGGTCTTAGAGGTTTGACTCATGTGGGGGTTATAAAGGTCTTAGAAGAAAACAATATACCGATAGATTATATAGCAGGATGCAGCATTGGCAGCCTGATCGGGGCTTTGTATTCCGCCGGCCTAGACCCGGATACAATCATTAAGTTAGGGAAAAATCTAAGAAGACGTCATTGGATTGATTTTGTCATTCCCCAAATGGGAATTATATCTGGGGAACGGGCGATGGCAACAATCAAACTGCTAACAAGGCAAAAAAGTTTTGATCAGTTAAATATCCCTTTAGCAGTGGTTGCTACTGACCTTATATCCGGCAAAGAATATATTTTTACTGAGGGGGATGTGGCTAAAGCCGTCAGGGCAAGCATATCTGTACCGGGAATCTTTAACCCATATGAAATGGATGGATTGCTATTGGTAGACGGTGCAGTACTCAATCCAACACCCATCGATGTAGCCCGCCGGATGGGAGCTGATATAGTAATTGCCGTCGATTTGGCTCATGCAGGAACTGTTGGGAATATTAACAATATGTTCGATGTCATTGTCCAGGCCATAGATATTATGGAGAAGGCTTTATTTAAACAAAGAGAGGACGATTGTGATATTCTGATTCAGCCCGCTATTGCTCATATCTCACCAAGCTCGTTTGACTCAATGGATGAATGTGTAGAACTCGGCGCGCAAGCGGCACTGAGCGTAATTCCGGATATTCAGCATATGCTGACTAATTCGGAATAA
- a CDS encoding nucleotidyltransferase, with translation MKNMIIVGIIAEYNPFHNGHLWHINQVRKNLRADYIIAGISGNFVQRGEPAIFDKWSRAEMAIKCGVDLVVELPFVFAVRSAQYFAGGGVRLLASLGINHLSFGAECADLKLLSSVVKQTDHPDVLKKVKVNLKAGHQYAAALTTAIADQAGISMDVLNKPNNILAIEYIKAIKKYAPTIMPVPIQRYLANHHGETINSAIASATALRQSLLKQAATISDNSVKTALPPTSTECIEQLLRSGSGPVQLDSFSTIILSLLRNKSLTQIAEIPEVGEGLHNRIKNSAIRAKNATELLIWLKSKRYPQTRLQRILIHTLVGTTKSQIECFDHSGPLYGRILGFNTKGRQFIKEIGKQCSIPLVTKTSHFLNSKERSLDSLEPHKTMLAIDTLATDVYTLGLPNEKWRSGGWDFLRSPVFIPN, from the coding sequence ATGAAAAATATGATTATTGTGGGTATAATTGCTGAATACAACCCTTTTCATAACGGACACCTATGGCATATAAACCAGGTACGGAAAAATTTGCGAGCAGATTATATTATTGCCGGAATAAGCGGTAATTTTGTTCAGCGTGGCGAACCCGCTATTTTTGACAAGTGGTCCAGAGCAGAAATGGCAATTAAATGCGGCGTTGATCTCGTCGTCGAGCTTCCTTTTGTTTTCGCAGTACGCAGTGCCCAGTATTTTGCCGGCGGCGGTGTTCGCCTTCTGGCCAGCCTCGGCATAAATCATCTCTCTTTTGGTGCGGAGTGTGCGGACTTAAAACTCCTTAGCTCAGTTGTCAAGCAAACAGACCACCCGGATGTTTTAAAAAAAGTAAAGGTTAATTTAAAAGCCGGCCATCAGTATGCCGCTGCCCTTACAACTGCGATCGCTGACCAAGCAGGAATCAGTATGGACGTATTAAATAAGCCCAACAATATTTTAGCGATTGAATATATCAAGGCAATAAAAAAATATGCTCCTACTATTATGCCTGTCCCAATTCAAAGATATCTGGCTAATCATCACGGCGAGACAATCAACTCCGCGATTGCCAGTGCAACAGCACTGCGGCAGTCTTTGCTGAAACAAGCAGCGACCATTTCCGACAATAGCGTTAAGACAGCGCTTCCGCCTACCAGTACAGAATGTATCGAGCAACTATTGCGCTCAGGCAGCGGACCTGTCCAATTAGATAGCTTTTCGACTATAATATTATCTTTACTTCGCAACAAGAGCCTTACCCAAATTGCAGAGATTCCGGAAGTGGGCGAGGGGCTTCACAATCGTATTAAGAACTCCGCTATCCGAGCAAAAAATGCGACGGAATTGCTCATCTGGCTTAAAAGCAAGCGCTACCCCCAAACCCGGCTCCAAAGGATACTAATACATACATTAGTTGGAACAACCAAAAGCCAAATTGAATGTTTCGACCATAGCGGCCCTTTATACGGGCGTATCCTAGGCTTTAACACGAAAGGACGGCAGTTCATTAAAGAAATTGGCAAACAATGCTCTATTCCCTTAGTAACCAAAACCAGCCATTTTCTTAATTCAAAAGAGCGCAGTCTTGATTCACTGGAACCCCATAAGACTATGCTTGCTATCGACACTCTGGCCACAGATGTGTATACTTTAGGGTTACCTAACGAAAAATGGCGCTCAGGCGGCTGGGATTTTTTACGCTCCCCGGTTTTTATTCCGAATTAG
- a CDS encoding YceD family protein: MKIKILPIKSSASSSQPFSFDAPIESVLAKESRDSFWASGHVKVEGFVTNKGAGSLFEVQGMVFATVNQCCSRCLEQVTVNLDLPFVADYREADSNAADVYDTTDNKDIYFFSDDEIDITELIWETLLLSEPLKILCSEDCLGLCPDCGVNLNFTTCNCRENKIDPRFLALGKLFD; the protein is encoded by the coding sequence ATGAAAATTAAGATTTTGCCCATAAAGAGCAGCGCCAGCAGCAGTCAACCTTTTTCTTTTGACGCCCCAATTGAATCTGTACTTGCCAAAGAAAGCAGGGATTCTTTTTGGGCGAGCGGGCATGTAAAGGTTGAAGGTTTCGTTACTAACAAAGGAGCGGGCTCGCTTTTTGAAGTACAAGGAATGGTTTTCGCCACCGTTAACCAGTGTTGTAGTAGATGTCTTGAACAGGTAACAGTTAATTTAGATTTGCCATTTGTTGCAGATTATAGAGAAGCAGACTCTAATGCTGCAGATGTCTATGATACTACTGATAATAAAGATATATATTTTTTTTCCGACGACGAAATTGACATAACCGAACTAATTTGGGAAACTCTTCTGTTATCTGAGCCTTTAAAAATTTTATGCAGCGAAGATTGTTTGGGATTATGTCCGGATTGTGGTGTAAATTTGAATTTTACAACCTGTAATTGCCGGGAAAATAAAATAGATCCGCGCTTTTTGGCATTAGGTAAATTATTTGACTAG
- the plsX gene encoding phosphate acyltransferase PlsX yields MRVAIDAMGGDFAPDEIVKGAIQAAKDYSEINLEIVLVGEKDKIVRALEQHGGKDLNIAVHHASEVIEMNEHPGVAIRKKKDASVVVATRLVAERVCDVVISAGSTGAAVAAALFILGRIPGIERPAIATPIPNLIGTTTVLLDSGANVDSKPKHLVQGAIMGSIYAEYVLNIPNPRVGLLNIGEEETKGNEQVLATYPLLKQLHTINFVGNVEGRDIPTGTVNVVVCDGFVGNIVLKVGEGLASMIMQLVKESIKASGFFTKIASMLVIPALKGLMKKLDDAEYGGAPLLGVKGGFIICHGSSKAKAVKNAIRVAYEFTEQKVVEHIRENIEEEEDIIIERE; encoded by the coding sequence ATGAGGGTTGCCATAGATGCTATGGGGGGCGATTTTGCTCCTGACGAAATTGTTAAGGGGGCAATCCAAGCCGCAAAAGATTACTCCGAAATTAATCTTGAAATTGTGTTGGTTGGTGAGAAGGATAAAATTGTTCGGGCTCTTGAACAGCATGGCGGCAAGGACTTAAACATTGCTGTGCACCATGCCAGTGAAGTCATAGAAATGAACGAGCACCCCGGGGTTGCCATCCGAAAAAAGAAAGATGCTTCTGTTGTAGTTGCAACCCGTCTTGTAGCAGAGCGTGTATGTGATGTGGTCATCTCGGCTGGTAGCACAGGAGCAGCGGTTGCTGCGGCATTATTCATATTGGGGCGCATTCCCGGTATTGAGCGTCCTGCCATCGCTACACCAATTCCAAATCTTATCGGGACAACTACCGTGCTTTTAGATTCAGGCGCAAATGTGGACAGCAAACCTAAACATTTGGTACAAGGCGCAATTATGGGCTCCATTTATGCTGAATATGTTCTAAATATTCCAAATCCGCGCGTTGGGTTGTTAAATATCGGCGAAGAAGAAACTAAGGGTAATGAGCAGGTGCTGGCAACCTATCCTTTACTTAAACAACTCCATACAATTAACTTTGTCGGCAATGTAGAAGGAAGAGATATTCCGACAGGAACGGTTAATGTGGTTGTTTGTGATGGTTTTGTCGGGAATATTGTTTTAAAAGTTGGGGAAGGTTTAGCCAGTATGATTATGCAATTAGTCAAGGAGTCAATAAAAGCAAGTGGTTTTTTTACTAAGATAGCCTCCATGTTAGTAATTCCCGCCTTGAAAGGACTCATGAAGAAGCTGGATGACGCAGAGTATGGGGGGGCACCGCTTCTAGGAGTAAAAGGCGGTTTTATTATCTGTCATGGTAGTTCCAAAGCTAAAGCAGTTAAGAATGCTATTCGTGTAGCTTACGAATTTACAGAACAAAAAGTTGTAGAACATATTCGCGAAAACATTGAGGAGGAGGAGGACATTATCATTGAAAGAGAATGA
- a CDS encoding nucleoside recognition domain-containing protein — MQIWGRGRRYRSRLLAYFMAFSAVFITVSMVTYPKDAFDSAIQGLNLWWNVVFPSLLPFFILSEILMGLGVVHFIGVLLEPLMRPIFNVPGIGAFAMSMGLASGYPMDAVITCKFRKNQMCTAVEAERLLSFTNTADPLFMFGAVAVGMFGMPELGAAIALAHYLSSFLVGVIFRFHGRSRDSYNKEVIPKGNILARAFRALYRARQEDKRSPGQLLGDSVKSSMNTILLIGGFIILFSVFLRILSVLGITDITAIISSAALGLIGFSPNLSSAVVSGFF, encoded by the coding sequence ATGCAAATATGGGGCAGAGGCAGGCGTTACCGTTCCCGCCTTCTGGCATATTTTATGGCTTTCAGCGCTGTATTTATTACAGTTTCAATGGTAACGTATCCAAAAGATGCCTTTGACTCAGCTATACAAGGGTTAAACTTATGGTGGAATGTAGTGTTTCCTTCCTTATTGCCCTTTTTTATTTTATCTGAAATTCTTATGGGATTAGGCGTTGTCCATTTTATCGGTGTATTGTTAGAACCCTTAATGCGACCAATATTTAATGTGCCGGGAATAGGGGCGTTTGCTATGTCTATGGGGTTGGCATCAGGATATCCTATGGATGCGGTAATAACTTGTAAATTTCGCAAAAATCAGATGTGTACAGCAGTTGAAGCCGAGCGATTATTATCATTTACTAATACGGCCGATCCATTGTTTATGTTTGGCGCTGTAGCTGTTGGCATGTTTGGCATGCCTGAACTTGGCGCAGCTATTGCTTTAGCACACTATTTATCCAGTTTCTTGGTCGGAGTAATTTTTCGCTTTCATGGCCGAAGCCGCGACTCCTATAACAAAGAAGTTATCCCTAAAGGCAATATCTTAGCCAGGGCCTTTCGGGCACTGTACAGAGCCCGCCAAGAAGATAAACGTTCTCCTGGTCAGTTGTTAGGTGACTCAGTGAAATCATCAATGAATACAATTCTTTTAATCGGTGGTTTCATCATTCTTTTTTCAGTGTTTCTGCGGATCTTATCAGTGCTTGGTATTACAGACATAACAGCCATCATATCCTCCGCTGCATTAGGGTTGATAGGTTTTAGTCCAAACCTGTCCTCTGCTGTAGTCAGCGGTTTTTTTTGA
- a CDS encoding DUF561 domain-containing protein, with translation MAWVATAELAAAVSKAGGLGVIGAGHMPPDALQNEIRQVKELTAKPFGVNIMLRSPFVKEVMQVVVDERVPVVTTGAGNPGEYIPTLKSIGTKVIPVVASVALAKRLERVGVDAVIAEGMESGGHVGMVTTMALVPQVVDAVSVPVIAAGGIGDARGVIAALTLGAQGVQLGTLFAASKECTAHGNYKEAILKAKERSTIVTGISTGHPVRVIANKLTREFEELERQGASAEELDRLGAGKLQAAVCNGDTEYGSVMVGQVAGMINDIRPVDDIVQDIVQNVPKIIADLNRLVGR, from the coding sequence ATGGCCTGGGTTGCAACAGCTGAATTGGCAGCGGCGGTGTCTAAGGCCGGAGGATTAGGCGTGATTGGTGCCGGGCATATGCCGCCTGACGCCCTGCAGAATGAAATTAGACAAGTAAAAGAATTAACGGCAAAGCCTTTTGGCGTAAATATTATGCTGAGATCTCCTTTTGTGAAGGAAGTAATGCAAGTAGTTGTAGATGAAAGAGTACCAGTAGTGACTACCGGCGCCGGAAATCCGGGTGAATATATCCCGACTTTAAAAAGTATTGGAACCAAGGTAATTCCTGTTGTTGCATCGGTTGCTTTGGCCAAACGATTAGAACGCGTAGGTGTGGACGCTGTAATTGCCGAAGGTATGGAAAGCGGCGGGCATGTCGGGATGGTGACTACAATGGCTTTGGTGCCACAAGTTGTTGACGCAGTAAGCGTTCCAGTAATTGCAGCCGGAGGAATTGGCGATGCCCGGGGGGTAATTGCCGCTCTTACTTTAGGCGCACAAGGCGTACAATTGGGAACATTATTTGCTGCTTCGAAAGAGTGTACAGCCCATGGCAACTATAAGGAAGCAATATTGAAAGCGAAAGAAAGATCAACAATAGTTACTGGAATATCAACCGGACATCCGGTAAGAGTTATTGCCAACAAATTGACGCGTGAGTTCGAAGAACTGGAAAGGCAAGGGGCTTCTGCCGAAGAGCTTGATCGGTTAGGCGCAGGGAAACTGCAAGCCGCAGTTTGCAACGGGGACACGGAATATGGTTCCGTCATGGTTGGCCAGGTGGCCGGAATGATTAACGACATAAGACCTGTTGATGACATCGTTCAAGACATAGTTCAGAACGTACCTAAAATTATTGCCGATTTAAATAGGCTTGTGGGTCGTTAA
- the rpmF gene encoding 50S ribosomal protein L32 → MAVPKRKMSKSRRDKRRANWKLTVPGLVECPQCHEMKMPHRVCSECGHYNGKVVIQAE, encoded by the coding sequence ATGGCGGTACCTAAGCGTAAAATGTCGAAGTCACGTCGGGATAAGCGTCGTGCTAATTGGAAATTAACCGTCCCAGGGTTGGTTGAATGTCCCCAGTGTCATGAAATGAAAATGCCACATCGCGTATGCTCAGAATGTGGTCATTATAATGGTAAAGTTGTAATTCAAGCTGAATAA
- a CDS encoding acetate/propionate family kinase: MKILVFNCGSSSIKYKLFDMADESVLASGLVERIGLEGSVWTHQPRGKDKVVTNTDIKNHSIGIQLVLEALTDTKHGVIASMKEIKAVGHRVLHGGEKFSASVLVSPPVMKAVEECIELGPLHNPANIIGINACGELMPGVPQVTVFDTGFHQTMPQYAYLYAIPYEAYEKYSVRRYGFHGTSHRYVSQRVAELLNESISNLRIITCHLGNGASVAAVKYGECIDTSMGLTPLEGLVMGTRSGDMDPAIIPFLMKKENMTAEQMDNYMNKKSGVLGVSGVSSDFRDVETAANNGNERAELALEMFAYRVRKYIGSYAAAMGGVDVIVFTAGLGENSISMREKICNGLEFLGTSIDPVKNNIRGKEQEINVDGAKVKIFVIPTNEELVIARDTKEICSNLA, from the coding sequence TTGAAAATTTTAGTATTCAATTGTGGTAGCTCGTCAATTAAGTATAAGCTTTTTGATATGGCGGACGAATCTGTTTTGGCTAGTGGTTTGGTTGAACGTATTGGCCTTGAAGGTTCTGTCTGGACCCATCAACCCAGGGGCAAAGATAAAGTAGTTACCAATACCGACATAAAAAACCATAGTATCGGCATTCAACTGGTGTTGGAAGCGCTTACCGATACTAAACATGGCGTTATCGCCAGCATGAAAGAAATCAAAGCAGTTGGACACCGTGTCCTCCATGGCGGAGAGAAATTTTCCGCTTCCGTGCTCGTTTCTCCGCCTGTAATGAAGGCAGTGGAAGAATGTATTGAATTGGGTCCACTTCATAATCCGGCTAATATTATAGGCATTAATGCCTGTGGCGAATTAATGCCTGGTGTGCCGCAGGTGACTGTATTTGATACCGGTTTCCATCAAACTATGCCCCAATATGCCTACCTGTATGCTATTCCTTATGAAGCATATGAGAAATATAGCGTCAGAAGATATGGCTTCCATGGCACATCTCATAGATATGTATCCCAACGGGTAGCCGAACTGTTGAACGAGTCTATTTCCAATCTTCGGATCATTACTTGTCACCTTGGCAATGGCGCTAGTGTTGCAGCCGTTAAATATGGCGAATGCATTGATACCAGCATGGGGTTAACCCCTCTTGAAGGCTTGGTGATGGGCACCCGTTCCGGCGACATGGATCCTGCTATTATACCTTTCCTCATGAAAAAAGAGAACATGACGGCAGAACAAATGGATAATTATATGAATAAAAAATCGGGTGTACTGGGTGTATCCGGGGTATCCAGCGACTTCCGGGATGTTGAGACTGCCGCTAATAATGGCAATGAACGGGCGGAACTGGCCTTAGAAATGTTCGCTTACAGGGTTCGTAAGTATATTGGTTCCTATGCCGCAGCTATGGGCGGTGTAGATGTTATTGTATTTACCGCAGGCTTGGGCGAGAATTCGATTTCTATGCGGGAAAAAATTTGCAATGGTTTAGAGTTCCTGGGGACCAGTATTGACCCTGTGAAAAACAACATTCGTGGTAAAGAACAGGAAATTAATGTGGATGGCGCGAAAGTAAAAATATTCGTAATACCGACCAACGAAGAGTTGGTTATTGCCCGGGATACTAAAGAAATCTGCAGCAATCTTGCCTAA